The genomic DNA ctcacggactaagagatcatggcctgagctgaagtcagatgctcaaccgactgagccacacaggcgcccctgagccatccaattttatttatttatttttttattttaatttttttttaattttatttaaacatttatttatttttgagacaaggagagacagagcatgaacaggggagggtcagagagagggagacatagaatctgaaacaggctccaggctctgaactgtcagcacagagcctgacgcggggctcaaactcacggaccgcgagatcatgacccgagccaaagtcggccgttcaaccgactgagccactcaggagccccaagccATCCAATTTTAAATACTCAGTGCACTGAAGTCTTTCTCTGctagactctttttttaatttaatatttatttttgagattgagagcaagcgagcaggggaggagcaaagagagaatctgaagcaggctcagattCAGTCACTCAGCCGGAAACaggcccaggcacccctctgttggACTCTTGAAACCTAGCACACGCCTTCTGCCAGGTACACAGGAAGGGAAGAGCGGTGGATACTTTCTATCTCTGCCTGTTTATTGCTATTGCGGTAAGTGAAAAGTTTCATTGTCTCTTCAGAACAGCAGTCAGCTTGCTCCTTCAACAAacgggtacttttttttttttttttttttttgcaaagtacagtactttgtaattatatatttatgagagtgtatttgattatttgattGTTGTGTCACTCTCCTAGAAGAGTGCCCAACACAGAATAggaattcaataaacatttgttgaatggacCAGCCATGTGATAAATGAAATAGGGCACTGGCTCCCTCCAAGCCAATCCCTCCACCAGCAGTTCACTGTCAAAAGACGTTCCCAGCGTCCTTGAAGTGGGACAGTAATGGCACATGGGTGAGTAGGGCCGTTCCATTTGGCCCTAGTCCTTGCTTTTCTTGGAGATAGGGACAGGGAAGCCCAAGGGTCTAGAATGAGCACTGCTTCCTTCATTTAACGCTGCTACCTAGCGGCGTCCACTGAAAGTGATGAAGTGAGGAAACATTGCAAAGCGGGAAGACCCGGAGGAAGTCAAAGACAGGATCCGCCTCCGGCCGAACCCTTTCTTAAACTCCCGCCCACGGCTACCAAGCAGGTCATCTCAGTCGCCAGGGGGCGGTGCTCACAGAGCCTTAGACTCTATGGTCATTCTCGCCAACTCCCATGAGCAAGAGCGACCAGAAACCTCCTATATACTTCCGTTTCCGGCCTGGCCTCTCTCTTTCCGTGCCGGTAGCCTTCTCGCAGCCATGGTAGGACCTTGGGGAGGGTGCCTGTAACATCCAGTTTAATCTTCTCATACCCTTTGACGGTGCCGTCCCAGGATGGCTCTGGGCCCACGCGTGGACTCGATGTACCAAAGAAACCCAGTGTTGCTGGGGTCGACCCCGGAGGCACTGGGCTTTGGGGCCAGGAAATGAAGCGATGGGATCAAAGAGGTAGttaggtgggggtggagggaatgtGCTGGCTTTGGGGCTCACAGGAGGCCGCTGTATTGGAAGCACTTGCGGCTGTACCACCTTCTAGTCGAGTGTTGTGTGCTAGCGAGGAATCTTGAGAGTCGAGCTCTCATGGGATGTCTTAGCTTCGGCTGGGTAGGTCAAGGCATTGTGCAATTTTATCTGATAACCCTGCTCATTCTAAACTGTGTGCTTACTAGGTGAACGTTCCTAAAACCCGCCGGACTTTCTGCAAGAAGTGTGGCAAGCACCAACCCCACAAAGTGACACAGTACAAGAAAGGCAAAGATTCTCTTTATGCCCAGGGTAAGACAGTCTGTACGTAATTTGGTTTTAATGCATCATTCGTATACTAGTATAAGAAATGAGCGGTCCCGTGCGCCCTCTCCCCTAATTTGAGTATTGATAATTATGCTGGGAAAACCAAGATAAAACCTGTAAGAAAAGAAGACTTTACCATGTGGCAGTTGTGATTATCTTTGGTATACCATAACAAATAACTTTATTCTCCCAGGAAAGCGGCGTTATGACAGGAAGCAGAGTGGCTATGGTGGGCAAACTAAGCCGATTTTCCGGAAAAAGGTTAGTAGTAATTACTGTTTGACATGCTGCCCACCTACTGTGGTAAAGACATTGCATTTTTCTATGGCCCACATTTCTCCAGTACAGGTGTGTGTCAGTGAAGTTCTCTGTTAACCTGCAGTGACCTGTCCAGTAGGCAGTGGAGCTGGGAATGCAACCCAGGGCTGACCCTAGTCTGCAATACTGTATCATctcagtgttttattctttttgtcctTCCCTTACTGAAAAGGCAAACATCAAGTTAAATGAATGTGTCCTGCCTTCCTAAGAACTGAAGTTTGAGTACATCACTAAATCCTTTCCTTTGCCCTGTTTCCTGTCATGCGTTAGTGAATCCTCAGTCTTTGCTTGCAGTAAGAATTACTTGCTTACTTTGTTTTTCAGCTCAGAAGCCTGCAGTCAGCTACCTATCTCATGAACTTGTAAAGCTCTTTAAAATTGTCATTTAGGCCTTCCACTGGTCTGAATTCTCTGTCATTCTCATCCAGGCCAAATGAGTTTCTTTTCTGCCCCAGGTGATTGGCTACCCCTTAAAgtacacagtgcctggaacagcaTTCTTACGAACACAGCATTTCTTTTGGTGCTTTGCTCATTCAGCCTAGTTTCAGAAAATATCAAGGAATAACTAGCATTCATTTAGGTGCTGTAAATGGTTTGATCTCAAGGTGGTAAAAGGAATACCTGATAGCCTTTTCACATTCAGCTAATTTGTTTTAGATGGGGAGATTCTGCCTAGGTTTTGGCTTTTTTGTGAACTGGTAGCAGTAGGATTCTTGTTATAGGAGTAGGCTTAAAAAGTTTATTAGTGGACCTTGAGTTAAATGATACAGCTGAATGCACATAAATTGTATACATAGTTTTATGTAGTCTCCAGAGAATTAATAGATTAACAATTATTCGCCCTATTCAATGAGAAAGTTGGGTTTATTTCATAGTTTCATGCACTTGGTTGACCCATTTCTGTCATTTGAAAAAGCTTTCCTTTAAGTAGTACTTAACCCAACAGTGCTATTTTTGAAGAAAGATTTTCTCTAGTGATTTATGAAGGGtttgacttaattttttccaGGCTAAAACCACAAAGAAGATTGTTCTGAGGCTTGAATGTGTTGAGCCCAACTGCAGATCTAAGAGAATGCTGGCTATTAAGAGATGCAAGCATTTTGAACTGGGAGGAGATAAGAAGAGAAAGGTATATAATTATGGGTGGAGGGTGCAATCTTTTCTACTGGAAGAGGTGAACATTTCTCCCCACTTACTGATTGTGGAATCAAGAATTGGGCAATCCTCTTAAAATACCTAGATCCATTAGCTGAAGGTATGAGGTTTTTGGTGTTGGTTTTGGCATGAGTAGTAGAAGGATAATGAAAAGTGACTTAAAAGATGGTGATCACTTTAGGGACAGAGGGTGTACTTGGAGTAAAGGTTCtttgcaacattaaaaaaactcacTTATTTTCTGTTCCATTACAGGGCCAAGTGATCCAGTTCTAAGCTTCATATTTTGTTATGAAGACAATAAAATCTTGAAGTTATGTTCACTTCATTTGGTTGCAGTTGGTCTTTTGAGCATGAAATAAACTAGCACCCTCAACAAAATTCCGTTCGTGGGGAAATTTATGGTTGATGGTTCTTTTGGGTACTGTGCTCATTTTGGATTGAATCTAAACTGGTTGAACTCACATGAGAcatgatttctcagttttcaCCTCAATTACTTGGGGTTCATGGGATTCTGTTTGCTGTTAAAGGTTAGTGGTTACCATGGGACATAAGTAGAGATCTGCATTCACTAACATGGTGAGATCAGTAACAATTACACAGTGAATGTAAGTTTACTAAGAGTGAAATTCTCATATACCCTTGCTACTGCAATAATTTAATGAGGAAATTAGGCCCAGTTTTTTTGGCATAGTATACTATATTGTGTCCTCAGACTTACTCTCAACATTTTGATGTGCCCTGTCAAATTTTGAAGTAGACCTAAATTCTCATGTACAAACCACTGCAGAAGATAAAGTTTCTAGTGAATTGAGCTGCTCAGTGGAATGTAAAAGAGGTATCTGTCAATTAAAGATGTCTAATAGTTGTAagttttacattcttttcctttttgtatacTATTGTATACTTGATTTTTCCTGATATTAAGCTTTTCATACTTGTGTAGCAAACTGGAGACAAAGtatataagcaatatattttGGTAACTAAGTACATCTCAATGAGATGGAGTTTTCTTACAGATTACTTTGTTTCCATGAGTGAGGAAGCCTGGGCTTGCCAGTTTTAGCAACTGATGATTATTCCTCCAGTTTTATTGAAAATGATTGGTAATCACCTGACAGGCAAAGGAATTAACATGTACTTTGTGGGCCTTTTGTACCCTGCTAGTTTTGTGCTGTTGTGCATTAGGATGGGTGAGCTGCATGCCTTTGGTCATGTTGGAGAAGGGGGATTGTAAAAGGGGAGGTGGTGAGGCTGGCTGGAAGCTTTAAGGTTTGGTACTCAGGCAAATGAACTATAGGAAAGGGAGGGAATTGTAATGTCTGGAAATTCCTTTCAAATGATTCACTCCCACATACCCCAGTCTGAAGGTCATTGCCTCATCACATTCTTTAGAGGAGGTGACTTAAAGGGGGGAGGGTGTTCTGGCCAAAGGCCTGGTACTTTAGGTCACAATGTATCAACTATTGCTGGCGAAAGTAAGTCATATGCATTTGTTGGATCTAGACTGCAAACCACCTTGGGATTTGGAAACCTAAGTGGTGGGTGTTTCTTGACAAAATTATTCCAAGCAACTCAGTACGTAGTAGTGCAAGAGTTAAAAGTCTGGGCCGAAATCCTGGCTTAAGTTTATAGTGGATAAGTACCTGCCTCAGGGTTGTTGGTGAGGATTAAAATGAGTCCATATACTTTAATGCatctagaagagtgcctggcaaaTAGAGTGTGCCCAATAAATTACAGCTATTATTTCTCATCTATTAACATTTGTTCAAAAGCTTTTTCACAAAATGTTCTCTAAAGATACATTTGGAAGTTCTTAAAAAACTCCACTGTGGAAAATTTTATTGAAGGAAATGATGGCCGAAGTgggaatggaagaaaaaggagacaccAATGGGGTAGTCCCTTTGGCAACaagatacacatttaaaagaaagctttGTAATGTGGTCTAATTTGCTGCCAGCCGAAGTAAAACCGTGCCTGTGGGatttatctgaatttttaaatctgaagtcCACTGATAAAACCCAAGTTTTCTCTTCACAGGCAGGAGCTGTGTGATTATGCAGTCAGGAATACAGGCCATCCCTTGTCCCAGGGAAGCAATAGAGATGGTATAGAAACGAGGTCCACCGATCTCCTGCAGGTTTACCATTGCCACAGCCCAAGCTAAATCTGATAGTGGGCGTTCCCACACCTCAATGTTGTCTTCCTGAAAAGTAAGCCAAGAAATTAGGTGTGATAAGCTTGGCACCTAGCAGTAAGCTGCCTTGTTAGTAGTGGCATTCAGTATTATTGTCAGAACTATTGAGCACTTCTAGAAAAACTTAAAATCCTACAGTGTGTTTTGGAAATAAAGTAAtggttagcaaaaaaaaaaaaaaaaaaaaaaaaaaggagcctcaTTGCTGATTAtaatatgaagattaaaagcaAATATGCTCAAAAGATCAGTGCACATCCTCTTATGTAACATATTTAGGCCCAGGACAGACATGGTTCTTAGGCATAAAGCCATTCCATCTTTAAACacaaacatttggggcgcctgggtggcgcagtcggttaagcgtccgacttcagccaggtcacgatctcgcggtctgtgagttcgagccccgcgtcgggctctgggctgatggctcagagcctggagcctgtttccgattctgtgtctccctctctctctgcccctcccccgttcatgctctgtctctctctgtcccaaaaataaataaacgttgaaaaaaaaaaaataaacacaaacatttgGATGAACTGTAAACTAGAAGGCAAGAGAATATGATCCTGGCCAATTCGGGTTTTCTCCCATAGAACATTATTTACTGTACCTTTCTAAGCCGGTACCCCTGCTTGCCTAAGGGGTCTTGATTGATGGCAATTACATCCTTATCCTGAAGGAGGGCTTTGGCCTGAGGGCTGATGTGTCGGAGGTCATTGGACATGAGTAATGGAGCTGCCATGATAGCCCACAGGGCCATCTGAGTTACCTGCTGATCCCAGCTAAGGCCAAAGTTACCGATCACTAACTGGgacaaagaagaacaagaatttaagaaaatgaaacagtctTAGTCGCCTAGACACAGAGATGCCACTTTCAATGGCACCCTGCTCTGAGTAG from Leopardus geoffroyi isolate Oge1 chromosome X, O.geoffroyi_Oge1_pat1.0, whole genome shotgun sequence includes the following:
- the LOC123594547 gene encoding 60S ribosomal protein L36a-like — protein: MVILANSHEQERPETSYILPFPAWPLSFRAGSLLAAMVNVPKTRRTFCKKCGKHQPHKVTQYKKGKDSLYAQGKRRYDRKQSGYGGQTKPIFRKKAKTTKKIVLRLECVEPNCRSKRMLAIKRCKHFELGGDKKRKGQVIQF